The Candidatus Saccharimonadales bacterium genome contains the following window.
AAATAATGCCGCTTTTAGCGGCCTTGACAGAACCCTCGCTGCCCGCACCAGCCACCAGCCTAAAGCCGGCGATGACAATCATAATTACGGCCGCTACGCCGGCGACTGCCGACAAAACATTTAAGATGGTCTTTATGGTGTTAGCAATGGTATTCCCCGGGTCGCTCGGCGCACCTTTTTGGCCAGCAGCCTGGTTAACACCCGACTGTATTGAGTCTTGAACGGCGTCAGCATAAACAAAAGATGGATTTACGGCCAAGCTTATTGGCAGCAGGGCGAGAACAGCGATAATAAGAGTCTTAATTTTGGTAATCATAAGCGTATTATAACAGCGTTCCTATTATGAAGCTGGCCAGGACCCAGGCCAGGGCGGCAATGATTAGACCCACTATGGCCGAG
Protein-coding sequences here:
- a CDS encoding pilin, producing MITKIKTLIIAVLALLPISLAVNPSFVYADAVQDSIQSGVNQAAGQKGAPSDPGNTIANTIKTILNVLSAVAGVAAVIMIVIAGFRLVAGAGSEGSVKAAKSGIIYAMIGLLIVAMAQIIVHFVIANVSSTADASPPASGYDQSSNANLH